In Zingiber officinale cultivar Zhangliang chromosome 1A, Zo_v1.1, whole genome shotgun sequence, a genomic segment contains:
- the LOC122037883 gene encoding LEAF RUST 10 DISEASE-RESISTANCE LOCUS RECEPTOR-LIKE PROTEIN KINASE-like 1.5, translated as MTFFSLLAILSLSLVAAAAAELRPSPLPPPPPGDGRKAQPCSPLSSMPHHFRYDSSLGCGNSCFQIKCSGNNSALSINSGTFLLLGLHRNASLLLSLPLPPSDSSTCPSLPNTSLDFSGSPFLPSRDVCRHLAALGTCGSALPSHFSSSPCRRSSWETRLLSHPELLFRVCPRVAPSRSPSPSAARAIHAGEDVAFAISEFLARGFVVEWNSSTHPHPYLAKCSSCNSSATETCGFNGSASDKPFLCFPTAENLGRSGSPASRRLLPITAFLFSVACVFLLFISLWAATVSFRRRCRWGDHGSDPMTDFLLRHHIQQPIYSYEQLRASTNGFDPRRKIGDGGFGSVYLAHLNDGRVAAVKRLHRHHPPAAATKSFCNEILILSSLRHPNLVRLHGYCCDPRGLLLVYDYVPNGTLADHLHCSRSPYSKPRTLPWAVRLDIALQTAAAIEYLHFSLKPPVVHRDITSTNIFVERDMRVKVGDFGLSRLLTLSEPSSSLGRPAEYVCCTVPQGTPGYLDPEYHRSFRLTEKSDVYSFGVVLLELVTGLKAVDVSRHRSEMALVDMVVSKIHMGALHQVVDPVLLEEGKEVMAMAEAVVELAFRCVAGDKDDRPDARELVEELKRIRSKIVDPPKAT; from the coding sequence ATGACTTTCTTTAGTCTTCTCGCCATCCTCTCCCTTTCCCTCGTCGCCGCCGCCGCAGCGGAGCTCCGCCCCTCGCCgctgcctcctcctcctcccggaGACGGGAGGAAAGCCCAACCGTGCTCGCCCTTATCGTCGATGCCGCACCACTTCCGTTACGATTCCTCCCTCGGCTGCGGGAATTCCTGCTTTCAAATCAAGTGCTCCGGCAACAACTCCGCTCTCTCGATCAACTCCGGCACCTTCCTCCTCCTCGGTCTCCACCGCAATGCCTCCCTccttctttctcttcctctcccgCCCTCCGACTCATCCACTTGCCCCTCCCTCCCTAACACCTCCCTTGACTTCTCCGGATCCCCCTTCCTCCCTTCACGGGACGTCTGCCGCCACCTCGCCGCTCTCGGCACTTGCGGTTCCGCACTCCCCTCCCATTTCTCCTCTTCTCCCTGCCGCCGCTCCTCCTGGGAGACTCGACTCCTTTCGCACCCTGAACTCCTTTTTCGCGTCTGTCCCCGCGTGGCGCCTTCCAGATCCCCCTCTCCTTCCGCTGCCAGAGCTATCCACGCCGGCGAAGACGTCGCCTTTGCCATCTCCGAATTCCTTGCCCGAGGTTTCGTTGTCGAATGGAACTCTTCCACTCACCCCCACCCTTATTTGGCCAAATGCTCCTCCTGCAACAGTTCGGCCACCGAAACCTGCGGTTTCAACGGCTCAGCTTCTGACAAGCCTTTCCTTTGTTTCCCCACCGCTGAAAATCTCGGCCGCTCTGGCTCCCCCGCCTCCAGACGCTTGCTTCCGATCACGGCTTTCCTCTTTTCCGTCGCGTGCGTCTTCCTACTCTTCATTTCTTTATGGGCAGCCACAGTCTCGTTCCGCCGCCGCTGTCGTTGGGGCGACCATGGCTCCGATCCCATGACCGATTTCCTACTGCGGCACCACATCCAGCAGCCGATCTACTCCTATGAGCAGCTCCGTGCCTCCACCAACGGCTTCGACCCCCGCCGCAAGATTGGCGACGGTGGGTTTGGATCCGTTTACCTCGCCCACCTCAACGACGGCCGCGTCGCCGCCGTGAAGAGGCTTCACCGCCACCATCCTCCCGCCGCGGCGACGAAGTCCTTCTGCAACGAAATCCTCATCCTCTCCTCTCTGCGCCACCCCAACCTCGTTCGCCTCCATGGCTACTGCTGCGATCCGCGCGGTCTTCTCCTGGTTTACGACTACGTTCCCAACGGgaccttggccgaccaccttcacTGCTCGCGCAGCCCCTACAGCAAGCCCCGCACACTCCCGTGGGCTGTCCGCCTCGACATCGCCCTGCAGACTGCCGCCGCCATCGAGTACCTCCACTTCTCTCTCAAGCCTCCCGTCGTCCACCGTGACATCACCTCGACGAACATCTTCGTGGAGAGGGACATGAGGGTCAAAGTGGGGGACTTCGGCCTCTCCAGGCTTCTAACCCTTTCGGAACCCTCTTCGTCATTGGGGCGACCCGCTGAGTACGTCTGCTGCACAGTGCCGCAGGGTACGCCGGGATACCTCGACCCCGAGTATCACCGGTCGTTTCGGCTCACTGAAAAGAGCGATGTATATAGCTTCGGGGTGGTGCTACTGGAACTTGTAACAGGGTTGAAGGCAGTGGACGTGAGTCGGCACAGGAGCGAAATGGCGCTGGTTGACATGGTGGTGTCGAAGATCCATATGGGGGCACTGCACCAAGTGGTGGATCCGGTGCTGCTGGAGGAGGGGAAGGAGGTAATGGCAATGGCAGAGGCGGTAGTGGAGCTCGCATTCAGGTGCGTTGCAGGTGACAAGGATGACAGACCTGATGCGAGGGAGTTGGTGGAGGAGCTCAAAAGAATCCGCAGTAAGATTGTTGATCCTCCTAAAGCAACCTGA